ATCCGTTTTCTTGTATATGACTTTGGCCCCGTTTGAAAGATACAGGGTCGTCGATCCAATCTTCGGATCGGATTCTTTTTTTACAACGCTGCCCGCTTTTACAGGATGCCGCAACAAGCCCTCCGCAATGGCCGTATCCTCGTAAGGCTTGAGGTCACTTTCATTCACGTTGAGTGCAGCGAGCACCTCTTTTTCCGTAGCTTTTTTGAGCCCTTCCTTTTCGGGACCGGTGATGACCACTACCCTATTGTCGTCCCTGATGTAGTCATTGAGGAACGTACTCACATCGGAAAGGCTGATCTGCGGGAGGATTTTCTGTACGGCATTGTATTCCCATTCAATGCCCGGCGCCGGACTGCCTTCGAGATAATAGGCCTGGTACTCCCCGATGAAATTCTGTGATTCCGATTTATCGCGGTCGTTGAATGCGGATTCATAGCGCGCTAAAAATTCTGATTTTGCCCTGTCGAGCTCACCTTGCGTAAATCCGAATTTTTTCGCACGCGCATTTTCGGTCACCAGCACATTCAAAGCCGAGAGCTGCTGGTCTTCCTGCATCATGGCCATCGACTGGAAGGCTTCTTTTGTCCTCGCGAAAGTCCCTCCATGGTAAGAAAAGCCATAAGTGAACGGCGGCGTAGGCGAATTGGTCAGCTCATTGAGCCGGTTGTTGAGCATCGTGACGAACAGTCCTTCTTTGAGATTCATCTTGTAATCATCCACCGTGACGGTTTTTCTCGGCAGGCCGGTGTCCTTGTAAAGCAGCTGGACATTTGCGCTTGACGCTTCCTTATCACTTTCAATGGCAATAAAGGTCTCTTTGTGGTTCGGGACGTCAAAGGTTTTCCTGGGTTTTTCGTTCTTCGGATTCTGGTATGCCGAAAAATGGTCGATGATTTTCTTCTCCATTTCAGCCACGTCAATATCCCCTACCACGATTACGCTGATCAGGTCCGGACGGTACCAATCCTTATAAAAGCTGATCAGTTTGTCGTATTTGAAATTCTCAAGCACTTCTTTTTTTCCGATCGGAAGGCGGTCTGCATAATGTGATTTGTACATCATTTTGGGAAGGTAACGGCCCATCATCCTTTTGTTGGCACCAAGACCAAGGCGGTATTCCTCAAGCACCACGCCGCGTTCCTTGTCGATGTCTTCAGGGGTCAGGTTGGCGTTGAATGCCCAGTCTTCGATAATCTGGAATCCTTTTTCAAGTTTCTCAGGATCATCGGAAGGGATCGGCAGGAAATAAGCCGTTTCATCAAAGCTGGTGTAGGCGTTCAGGTGCTGGCCAAACTTGACCCCGATGCTCTGCAGGTAGTCTACAAGTTTGTTTTTTGGAAAACGCTTTGTCCCATTAAAATTCATGTGTTCCATGAAGTGCGCCAGTCCCTGCTGGTCATCCTCCTCAAGGATCGAACCGGCGTTAATGACCAGCCGGAGGTCTACCTTGTCTGCAGGTTTGTCATTTTTCCGGATAAAGTACGTAAGCCCGTTTTTGAGCTTTCCGGTTTTCACATTCGGATCAAAAGGGATTTTACCCGTTCCGGTAAGATCCTGCGCGCTTATTGACAGTGGAAATGCCAACAGCAACAGCCATGCTTTGTTCATTTGTTTCATAAGGTTTCGTGATTTAAGAGCCTCAATGTAGCATATTATCAGGATATCCCGCGCAGAATTCGCAATATTTAACAATAATGTGTTACTTTCAAAGCACCTCCCGCAGCAATTTAAATCACATTTATTTGTTTATATTTACTACCGAGAATATATTTTATGATGAAGCATTACTGTTATTTCCTGCTTTCCTTTTTGCTGGTGTCCGCATCCGGCCGGGCCCAGACCGATACCGAAATTATCCCGCCTTTCAACATAAAGACCGTAACCTTCGTT
The nucleotide sequence above comes from Flavobacterium magnum. Encoded proteins:
- a CDS encoding M16 family metallopeptidase, whose product is MKQMNKAWLLLLAFPLSISAQDLTGTGKIPFDPNVKTGKLKNGLTYFIRKNDKPADKVDLRLVINAGSILEEDDQQGLAHFMEHMNFNGTKRFPKNKLVDYLQSIGVKFGQHLNAYTSFDETAYFLPIPSDDPEKLEKGFQIIEDWAFNANLTPEDIDKERGVVLEEYRLGLGANKRMMGRYLPKMMYKSHYADRLPIGKKEVLENFKYDKLISFYKDWYRPDLISVIVVGDIDVAEMEKKIIDHFSAYQNPKNEKPRKTFDVPNHKETFIAIESDKEASSANVQLLYKDTGLPRKTVTVDDYKMNLKEGLFVTMLNNRLNELTNSPTPPFTYGFSYHGGTFARTKEAFQSMAMMQEDQQLSALNVLVTENARAKKFGFTQGELDRAKSEFLARYESAFNDRDKSESQNFIGEYQAYYLEGSPAPGIEWEYNAVQKILPQISLSDVSTFLNDYIRDDNRVVVITGPEKEGLKKATEKEVLAALNVNESDLKPYEDTAIAEGLLRHPVKAGSVVKKESDPKIGSTTLYLSNGAKVIYKKTDFKNDEIVMEGISWGGSNLYSDDDYKKTQFADGALMEAGFSGLKLNDINKFMSGKIANVYPYVSNITENISGNATPKDFEYMFEMIHAYFTDLNMDKDAFEGYKQKQSAFFKNLTSQPSVYFQKELYSFLMKDNPRFAGIFPDDNAWKMTDYELAYKKFRERFADAGDFEFYFVGNIDDQAIADYSAKYLASLPSTGRKDQVVDPGYRLVKGDLKKVINKGADPKSTVTIMYYGDAAYSPKEALALEALGEVLTIKLIEQLRENESGVYGISARGYMNKMPHGSFGFNIGFPCGPENTDKLVASALKELQKIIDNGPEAKDLEKYKEAELLDYKKNIRENSYWLENFTDAYVNSSNPADVLGKEDKIKAITGKDLQDVARKYLTKDKVIGILMPEKS